CTAAATGTTAATAGGAATATGGAGTATATGATTAATATCAGTTTTTTCACAACCATTATTCCTTGTGCATAACATGAATATCATCAGGCTCTAAGAATATATCAACCTCTTCTCCAACTTTTGTAAGTCTTGTGCTTTGAACTATCCAATTTGTCTTTTGAATTTCTAGGGTCATTTCGTAATGAACTCCTTGGAAAATTGCCGATGTTATAGTTCCACTTAAATGTCCTTTTCCTTTTGGAAGTAGTTTTACATCTTCTGGGCGTATTACAAGGTCAACTGCTTCTTCAGCTTCAAATCCCTTGTCAAGGCATTCAAATTCATGGCCAAGCAAACTTACAACCAGCTCCTTTTTATATGTTCCATCAAAAATATTACTTTCTCCGATAAAATCGGCTACAAATTTTGTTTTAGGTTCATTGTAAATTTCTTCAGGAGTTCCTACCTGTAAAATTACTCCTTCATTCATTACGACAATTCTATCACTCATTGTTAATGCTTCCTCTTGATCATGAGTAACATATATGAATGTGATTCCAAGTTGGCGCTGTATTTTTTTTAATTCTTTTTGCATTTCTTGGCGCATTTTTAAATCAAGCGCAGAAAGTGGTTCATCTAGCAATAAAAGCTTGGGTTCCATTACTATTGCTCTTGCTATTGCAACTCTTTGTTTTTGCCCCCCTGATAGTTCGTTAATATTTCTGTATGCATATTTTGGCATTCCTATTAATGAAAGAGATGTTTTTACTTTTTCTTTGATTATATCTTTTGGCGTTTTTTTCATTCTAAGTCCAAATGAAATATTGTCAAAAACATTCATATGC
This genomic interval from Borreliella andersonii contains the following:
- a CDS encoding ABC transporter ATP-binding protein: MDNYILEIKNLSHYYDNNGSKTLDSINLKIKKNEFITLLGPSGCGKTTLIKILGGFLNQKNGEIYFLSKEISKTIPNKREINTVFQNYALFPHMNVFDNISFGLRMKKTPKDIIKEKVKTSLSLIGMPKYAYRNINELSGGQKQRVAIARAIVMEPKLLLLDEPLSALDLKMRQEMQKELKKIQRQLGITFIYVTHDQEEALTMSDRIVVMNEGVILQVGTPEEIYNEPKTKFVADFIGESNIFDGTYKKELVVSLLGHEFECLDKGFEAEEAVDLVIRPEDVKLLPKGKGHLSGTITSAIFQGVHYEMTLEIQKTNWIVQSTRLTKVGEEVDIFLEPDDIHVMHKE